One genomic segment of Ricinus communis isolate WT05 ecotype wild-type chromosome 3, ASM1957865v1, whole genome shotgun sequence includes these proteins:
- the LOC8270699 gene encoding uncharacterized protein LOC8270699, which produces MSKYHQVGIERSDLTISPKKERKRKTKMLISHSLDQKPTNSSCSFKTLLTESLNIFSRNKHIYFLLFTLITLPLSYLHFHLSLSSDPLKSQIIHLEYLASRAPTRFEARQVWKESRELVVSLLHLKLLYFIPTYILSLLAAVAVIAATESRYNRKTTSFSTLLSAFQANWTRPLVTSICVYVILMLYSTIVYVLKVIIGSSNVKLQFLMWVFVSGLEIYVMAVLGLGLVVSVLEKSFGLDAIGTGFWLMEGRRVTGWVLSGLFAVVTGGIGWRMEGLVDESTAEGWEWAALIALYAVVVVCGFVVSTVFYCECRKRHVVRLENEEEMQAEESQES; this is translated from the coding sequence ATGTCCAAATATCATCAAGTCGGTATAGAACGATCAGATCTTACCATTTctccaaagaaagaaagaaaaagaaaaactaaaatgttAATTTCCCATTCTCTTGATCAAAAACCCACAAACTCATCGTGTTCTTTCAAAACCCTTTTGACAGAATCCTTGAATATCTTCTCGAGAAACAAACACATCTACTTCTTGCTTTTTACCCTCATAACTCTCCCTCTCTCGTATCTTCACTTTCATCTTTCCCTCTCCTCTGACCCGCTAAAATCCCAAATCATCCACCTTGAATATCTCGCCAGCCGCGCTCCGACCCGGTTTGAAGCGCGTCAAGTGTGGAAAGAGTCACGCGAGCTTGTCGTCTCTCTTCTCCACCTTAAACTACTATATTTCATACCCACTTACATTCTTTCTCTTCTCGCCGCTGTTGCTGTGATTGCCGCCACGGAATCTCGCTATAATAGAAAAACCACGAGTTTTAGTACCCTTCTGTCCGCGTTCCAGGCTAATTGGACTCGCCCGTTGGTCACTTCCATCTGCGTCTATGTCATTCTTATGCTGTATTCAACAATAGTGTATGTCTTGAAAGTTATAATTGGGAGCTCCAATGTAAAACTGCAGTTTCTGATGTGGGTTTTTGTCTCCGGTCTTGAAATTTATGTAATGGCGGTTTTGGGGTTGGGATTGGTGGTCTCGGTATTGGAGAAGAGTTTTGGGTTGGATGCAATTGGAACTGGGTTTTGGTTGATGGAAGGGAGGAGGGTCACTGGGTGGGTTTTGTCGGGGTTGTTCGCGGTGGTAACGGGTGGAATTGGGTGGAGAATGGAGGGTTTGGTGGATGAGAGTACGGCGGAGGGATGGGAGTGGGCGGCGCTGATTGCCCTTTATGCGGTGGTGGTGGTTTGCGGTTTTGTTGTAAGTACTGTTTTTTACTGTGAATGTAGGAAACGACATGTCGTAAGACTGGAGAATGAGGAGGAAATGCAGGCTGAGGAAAGTCAAGAGTCTTGA
- the LOC8270696 gene encoding RING-H2 finger protein ATL56: MPLPDPHHCHHNNRHHHGGAPLPKPNQKLLSIFLKVITMTAITTLFFLFLGVAAILLLLATAALHHPSSSSSNSLNGLSLKDLKKLPQFRFFSRKIMKPESEASFDCVICLEGLRQGQWCRKLAVCGHTFHRKCVDTWLVKVAACPICRTRVWLGSGSFIENRPLWAFRYIGSS; this comes from the coding sequence ATGCCACTACCTGACCCCCACCACTGCCACCACAACAACCGCCACCATCATGGTGGTGCACCACTGCCAAAACCAAACCAAAAGCTCCTCTCGATATTCCTAAAAGTCATAACAATGACCGCAATAACAacccttttcttcttattccTAGGCGTTGCCGCCATCCTTCTCCTCCTCGCCACCGCCGCCCTCCACCACCCGTCGTCATCCTCCTCCAATTCATTAAATGGATTGTCTTTAAAAGACCTGAAGAAGCTGCCACAATTCAGattcttttcaagaaaaattatgaagCCTGAAAGTGAAGCTTCTTTTGATTGCGTGATTTGTTTGGAAGGATTGAGACAAGGCCAGTGGTGCCGGAAACTTGCCGTCTGCGGCCATACCTTTCACCGGAAGTGTGTCGACACGTGGCTTGTTAAGGTTGCGGCTTGTCCCATTTGTAGAACTAGGGTTTGGCTGGGTTCTGGATCTTTTATAGAGAATAGGCCCTTATGGGCATTTAGATATATTGGAAGTTCttga
- the LOC8270697 gene encoding uncharacterized protein LOC8270697 isoform X2: MAVIVSSPSPSPSPLPISRPITCPNPPYSRRCQLRPITASHVCTPHDINKSSLVIAETEAEDELWAASCLRVRSFHNFHDSSFSIQDHKKYLAEREFEAVKERISGKRTGFRRVSCINATLPSSQLSDYDDLCTECKYTNNGEDRVVVGTLDLNQCLRLPDEITGKKPEGIGADFLRAYLSNVCVAKELHRQGLGYELIAKSKLVAQEWAKKLYMKSGFIFEDDEPAWQARFLDRPRRLLLWFGLPVTHDL, from the exons atGGCAGTGATAGTTTCTTCaccttctccttctccttctccaCTTCCCATTTCACGGCCGATTACTTGTCCAAATCCCCCTTACTCTCGCCGGTGCCAACTGAGACCGATCACAGCGTCCCACGTCTGCACCCCTCACGACATCAACAAATCGTCCCTCGTAATCGCCGAAACTGAAGCCGAAGATGAGCTCTGGGCCGCCTCTTGTCTCCGTGTCCGCTCCTTCCACAACTTCCATGATTCCTCCTTCAGCATCCAA GATCATAAGAAGTACTTAGCGGAGCGTGAATTTGAAGCAGTGAAAGAACGTATTTCTGGTAAAAGAACTGGATTTAGAAGAGTTTCTTGTATCAATGCCACTCTTCCTTCATCTCAATTATCTGATTATGATGATTTATGCACCGAATGTAAg TATACTAATAACGGTGAAGATCGAGTAGTGGTTGGGACTCTTGATCTCAATCAATGTCTAAGATTACCAGATGAAATTACTGGAAAGAAACCTGAG GGAATTGGAGCTGATTTTTTAAGGGCATACCTGAGCAATGTATGTGTCGCCAAGGAACTACATAGACAAGGCTTGGGTTATGAACTTATTGCAAAGTCAAAATTAGTAGCTCAAGAATGGG CAAAGAAGTTATACATGAAAAGTGGCTTCATCTTTGAGGATGATGAACCTGCATGGCAAGCCAGGTTTCTTGATCGGCCACGAAGGCTTCTACTATGGTTTGGTCTCCCTGTTACACATGATCTGTAA
- the LOC8270697 gene encoding uncharacterized protein LOC8270697 isoform X1, protein MAVIVSSPSPSPSPLPISRPITCPNPPYSRRCQLRPITASHVCTPHDINKSSLVIAETEAEDELWAASCLRVRSFHNFHDSSFSIQDHKKYLAEREFEAVKERISGKRTGFRRVSCINATLPSSQLSDYDDLCTECKYTNNGEDRVVVGTLDLNQCLRLPDEITGKKPEGIGADFLRAYLSNVCVAKELHRQGLGYELIAKSKLVAQEWGITDLYVHVAVVNEPAKKLYMKSGFIFEDDEPAWQARFLDRPRRLLLWFGLPVTHDL, encoded by the exons atGGCAGTGATAGTTTCTTCaccttctccttctccttctccaCTTCCCATTTCACGGCCGATTACTTGTCCAAATCCCCCTTACTCTCGCCGGTGCCAACTGAGACCGATCACAGCGTCCCACGTCTGCACCCCTCACGACATCAACAAATCGTCCCTCGTAATCGCCGAAACTGAAGCCGAAGATGAGCTCTGGGCCGCCTCTTGTCTCCGTGTCCGCTCCTTCCACAACTTCCATGATTCCTCCTTCAGCATCCAA GATCATAAGAAGTACTTAGCGGAGCGTGAATTTGAAGCAGTGAAAGAACGTATTTCTGGTAAAAGAACTGGATTTAGAAGAGTTTCTTGTATCAATGCCACTCTTCCTTCATCTCAATTATCTGATTATGATGATTTATGCACCGAATGTAAg TATACTAATAACGGTGAAGATCGAGTAGTGGTTGGGACTCTTGATCTCAATCAATGTCTAAGATTACCAGATGAAATTACTGGAAAGAAACCTGAG GGAATTGGAGCTGATTTTTTAAGGGCATACCTGAGCAATGTATGTGTCGCCAAGGAACTACATAGACAAGGCTTGGGTTATGAACTTATTGCAAAGTCAAAATTAGTAGCTCAAGAATGGG GCATTACTGACCTATATGTCCATGTTGCTGTCGTCAATGAACCAGCAAAGAAGTTATACATGAAAAGTGGCTTCATCTTTGAGGATGATGAACCTGCATGGCAAGCCAGGTTTCTTGATCGGCCACGAAGGCTTCTACTATGGTTTGGTCTCCCTGTTACACATGATCTGTAA